One region of Triticum aestivum cultivar Chinese Spring chromosome 6B, IWGSC CS RefSeq v2.1, whole genome shotgun sequence genomic DNA includes:
- the LOC123136388 gene encoding translation factor GUF1 homolog, chloroplastic: MATTSAVCPLAVLAPSPSPLASGRRRPAAPFWAASRPRALPAAPRGRVLCLAASAPASSTDAGQDRLQKVPITNIRNFCIIAHIDHGKSTLADKLLEMTGTVQKRDMKQQFLDNMDLERERGITIKLQAARMRYVMNNEPYCLNLIDTPGHVDFSYEVSRSLAACEGALLVVDASQGVEAQTLANVYLALESNLEIIPVLNKIDLPGAEPDRIAQEIEEIIGLDCSNAIRCSAKEGIGIIEILDAIVTKVPPPKDTLKNPLRALIFDSYYDAYRGVIVYFRVIDGSIRKGDKICFMANKKEYVADEIGVLSPNQMEADELHAGEVGYLSASIRSVADARVGDTITHFAKRAESALPGYSEATPMVFCGLFPLEADQFEELREALGRLQLNDAALKFEPESSSAMGFGFRCGFLGLLHMEIVQERLEREYNLNLIITAPSVVYRVNCSNNETVECSNPSLLPEPGKRRSIEEPYVKIELLTPKDYIGPIMELGQERRGEFKEMNYITENRAKLTYMLPLAEMVGDFFDQLKSRSKGYASMEYSVVGYRVSDLVKLDIQINGEPVEALSTIVHKEKAYTVGRALTQKLKELIPRQMFKIPIQACIGAKVIASEALSAIRKDVLSKCYGGDISRKKKLLKKQAEGKKRMKAIGRVEVPQEAFMAVLKLEKEVL, from the exons ATGGCCACCACCTCCGCCGTCTGCCCCCTCGCCGTCCttgcgccgtcgccgtcgccgctcgcTTCAGGTCGCCGCCGCCCTGCCGCACCCTTCTGGGCCGCCTCCCGCCCGCGCGCTCTCCCCGCCGCCCCCCGCGGCCGCGTCCTCTGCCTCGCCGCCTCcgcccccgcctcctccaccgacgCCGGCCAGGACCGCCTCCAGAAG GTCCCCATTACCAACATCAGGAACTTCTGCATCATCGCGCACATCGACCATGGGAAATCGACTCTGGCGGATAAGCTCCTCGAGATGACAGGGACGGTGCAGAAGAGGGATATGAAACAGCAGTTCCTGGATAACATGGAcctggagagggagagggggatcaCAATCAAACTGCAG GCAGCTCGGATGCGTTACGTCATGAACAATGAGCCTTACTGCCTGAACTTAATCGATACACCAGGTCATGTCGATTTCTCATATGAG GTCTCCCGATCTCTTGCTGCTTGTGAGGGTGCACTGCTGGTTGTTGATGCTTCTCAG GGTGTTGAAGCGCAGACCTTAGCAAATGTGTATCTTGCACTGGAAAGCAACCTCGAAATCATACCG GTTCTAAACAAAATTGATCTTCCTGGTGCTGAACCTGACCGCATCGCCCAAGAGATTGAAGAG ATAATTGGCTTGGACTGCAGTAATGCAATTAGGTGTTCAGCAAAG GAGGGCATAGGCATCATCGAAATACTAGATGCCATTGTGACCAAGGTCCCCCCACCAAAGGATACTTTAAAAAATCCTCTCAGGGCTCTTATATTTGACAG CTATTATGATGCATACAGAGGTGTCATTGTGTATTTTCGAGTTATTGATGGCAGTATAAGGAAAGGGGACAAGATATGTTTTATGGCCAATAAAAAG GAATATGTTGCTGATGAAATTGGTGTACTATCCCCCAATCAGATGGAAGCTGATGAACTGCATGCTGGTGAG GTCGGCTATCTCTCTGCTTCCATAAGATCAGTAGCAGATGCTAGGGTGGGTGATACAATTACCCATTTTGCAAAAAGAGCggaatctgctttaccaggatattCAGAAGCTACTCCAATGGTTTTCTGCGGCTTGTTTCCTTTAGAGGCAGATCA GTTTGAGGAGTTGCGGGAAGCATTGGGGAGACTTCAGCTAAATGATGCTGCCCTAAAG TTCGAGCCGGAATCTTCTAGTGCCATGGGGTTCGGATTTAGATGTGGGTTCCTTGGTCTTCTTCATATGGAAATCGTTCAG GAAAGGCTTGAGAGAGAGTACAACTTGAACCTAATAATTACTGCACCCAGTGTGGTTTACCGTGTCAACTGTTCCAATAATGAAACT GTTGAATGTTCAAATCCATCCTTGCTTCCAGAACCTGGTAAACGGAGGTCGATTGAAGAACCGTATGTAAAG ATTGAATTGTTAACACCAAAGGACTATATTGGCCCAATAATGGAGCTGGGTCAAGAGAGAAGAGGTGAATTCAAGGAAATGAACTACATTACAGAAAACAGGGCCAAACTTACTTACATGCTACCACTAGCAGAG ATGGTTGGTGATTTCTTTGATCAACTGAAATCTCGAAGCAAAGGATATGCTAGCATGGAATATTCAGTTGTCGG GTACAGGGTAAGTGACCTAGTAAAGCTGGACATACAAATCAATGGTGAGCCTGTGGAAGCATTGTCGACAATTGTACACAAAGAGAAG GCATACACTGTTGGCAGAGCGCTCACCCAGAAGCTGAAAGAACTTATACCTCGGCAAATGTTTAAAATACCTATTCAA GCATGTATTGGTGCAAAGGTCATTGCAAGTGAAGCCCTATCAGCCATCAGGAAGGATGTCTTGTCAAAATGCTACG GGGGTGATATATCAAGGAAAAAGAAGTTGTTGAAAAAACAG GCGGAAGGAAAGAAG